The sequence CAAACCCGGCTATGCGGCGATGGGCTGGACCACCTACGCGCAGCGCCTGCAGGCGGCCGGCATCGATTGGCGCGTCTATCAGGAATACGACAACTTCGGCTGCAATTCGCTGGCGTATTTTGCGCACTACCGTGGACTGGACACCGCTGACGAACGTTATCGCCGCGCACGTGCCTGCGTGCCCGGGTCTACTGCAGACAATGCAGCCACCACGCAGGCCGATCACCTGATTGCCGCGATCGCGGCCGATGTGCAGGGCAATCGCTTGCCGCAGGTGTCGTGGATCATTCCGCCGACTGCGTATTGCGAACATCCTGAAGCGCCGCCGGCCTACGGCGAATCGCTGGTGGCGCGGTTGATCGATGCGCTGACCTCCAATCCGGAGGTCTGGGCGAAGACCGCGCTGATCATCAACTACGATGAGAACGACGGCTTTTTCGACCATGTGCCCGCGCCATTGCCGGCGCTGGACGCGCGCATGGGCCGCAGCAATGTCGATGTGCGCGGCGAGGCCTACAACGGCGTGCCGGTGGGCCTGGGCATCCGTGTGCCGATGCTGGTGATTTCGCCGTGGACGCGCGGCGGCTGGGTCAATTCGCAGGTCTTCGATCACACCTCGGTACTGCGCTTGCTGGAACGTCGCTTCGGTGTGGCCGAGCCGAACATCAGCCCGTGGCGCCGCGCGATCAGTGGCGATCTCACCAGCGTGTTCGATTTCCGCAAACCGGACGATTCGGCGCTGAGCGCATTGCCGTCCATCGACGACTACCGCGCACGCACGGCGGCGCTACGCAATAAACCATTGCCGGTGCCGCCGACCAACGCCGTCATGCCGCGACAGGAGCCAGGCCAACGCCCGGCCCGCGCATTGCCCTATGCCTTGCAGGTGAACGCACGCGTGCAGGGCGATGGCACGCTGCAGTTGCAGTTCGTCAACACCGGCACGGCTGCAGCTGCATTCAACGTCTACACCAGCGCGCCCACTGGCGGGCCCTGGTACTACACGGTATTGCCTGGCACCCGGCTCGATGACGTTCCGATGGGCGCCATGCACGACGGCGCGTATGCGTTACGCGTGCACGGGCCGAATGGCTTCTTGCGCGAGTTCGCCGGGCAGGTGCCGCGTGCCTCTGCGCCATCGGTAGCGCCATGGGTGGAGGCGCGACAGGACGGCGACGCCTTGGTGCTGGAGATCGGCAATGCCGGGCAGCGCGCCTGCACTGTGCAACTGCGTGCGCTTGAACACGCAGACCCAAGTGCGCGCACCTTGCCGCTGGCCGCAGGTCAGCGCGAGACCATTCGCCTGGCGCTTGCCGCCAGCGATCACTGGTATGACCTAGTGGTGGAAGAACCGGGCAGCGCTTTCCGTCGCCGGCTGGCCGGGCATCTGGAGACCGGGCGGCCAAGCCGCAGCGATCCCAGCTTCGGCCGCGCCTGAGCAGCAGTGGCCCAGGCCGGCCAGCTGCGCATGAAGGGGGCACGGGCGAGAGGTGGCTCACCTCCTGCCATTGGTCATACGTTTGGTTGTGGCCGGTATTGTTATAGTATAACAATAATGTATGCCGGAATCATACGATGCGTCCACACCTGTTTGCCGTTTCAATGTTGTCCACACTCGCCATTGCGTCTTCCGCACGGGCGGGTGAGGGGATATGGGTGCCGCAGCAACTGCCCGATATCGCCAGACCGTTGAAGCAGGCCGGCTTGCAACTGTCGCCGCAACAGCTGGCCGATCTCACCGGCGACCCGATGGGCGCGGTGGTGGCGCTGGACGGCTGCACCGCCAGCTTCGTGTCGCCGCAAGGTCTGGTGGTGACCAACCACCATTGCGCTTACGGCGCAATCCAGCTCAATTCCACCGAGCAGAAAAACCTGATCAAGGATGGATTCAGCGCGGCAACACCGGATGACGAACTCAGCGCCGGCCCCACCACGCGCATCAATGTGCTGGAGTCCATCGCTGATGTGACCACCGCCGCCAAGGCCGCCATGGCGGCCTTGGCGATGACCCGCTCAAGCGCGCCCAGGCGCTGGAGGACTTCAGCAAGCAGCAGATCGCCCAATGCGAAGCGCAGCCCGGCTATCGCTGCCAGTTTTTCAGCTTTGCCGGCGGCAACGCCTATCGGCTGTTCAAGAACCTGGAGATCAAGGACGTACGCCTGGCCTATGCACCGCCTACCAGCGTGGGCAAGTTCGGCGGCACCGTCGACAACTGGATGTGGCCGCGTCACAGCGGCGATTTCTCGTTTTACCGCGCCTATGTCGGCAAGGACGGCAAGCCTGCCGCCTACGCCAAGGACAACGTGCCTTATCAGCCCAGGCATTTCCTGAAGTTCGCCGATCAACCGCTTGGCGTCGGCGACTTCGTGATGGTGGCCGGCTATCCATACGAGACCAACCGTTATGCACTGGCGGCCGAATTCGACAACGCCGCCAGCTGGACCTACCCGGTGGTCGGCCGCTACATGAAGGAAGTGGTTGCGCTGATCGAGCAGGCAGGCAAGCAGACTCCGGACATCCGGGTGAAGTACGCCAGCCTCGTTGCCGGCCTCAACAACTCCTTCAAGAATTACGACGGTCAGCTGGAAGGATTCAGGCGGATCGGTGCGCAGGCGCAGAAGCAGGCCGATGAAGCGGCCGTGCTGGCCTGGCTCAAGCGGCAGGGCGCCAACGGCCGCGCCGCGCTTAAGGCCCACGACACCCTGGTGACGCTGGCCAAGCGCGCCCAGGCCACCCAGACCCGCGACTTCGTGCTGGACCGGTTCGATACCGACGGCACCGTGTGTGCAGCGGTAACGCTGTACCGGCTGGCCCTGGAGCGCGCCAAGCCCGATGCCGAGCGCGAATCCGGGTATCAGGACCGCGACCTGCCGGCCATCGAGGGCACGATGAAGGAGATGGAGCGCCGCTACGTGCCGGCCATGGACCGGCAGCTGCAGCATTATTGGCTCAGCCGGTACATCGCGCTGCCCGCCGATCAACGCATTGCGGCGTTCGACCAGTGGCTGGGCGGCGACAACGCGGCCGCCGTGCAGGCGGCGCTGGCCAAGCTCGATGCCACCATCTTGGGCAGCACCGAGGCGCGCCTGAAATGGTTGACTGCCGACCGTGCCGCGTTGGAGGCCAGTAGCGATCCGGCAATCCGGTATGCAGTGGCGGTGATGCCGGCACTGTTACAGATCGAGCGCGAGCACAAGATCGACAGCGGCGAAACGCTCAAGGCGCGGCCGCTCTATCTGCAGGCGCTGGCCGACTACAAAAAGAGTAAGGGCAAGGCGGTCTACCCGGATGCCAACAAGTCGTTGCGCATCACCTTCGGCCACGTCAAGGGTTACGCGCCCAGGGACGGCATGGCCTACACGCCGTTCACCACGCTGGAGGGCGTGACGGACAAGGAAACCGGCGCCGACCCGTTCCACGCGCCCAAGCCGCTGCTGGACGCAGTGAGGGCCAAGCGCTATGCCGGTCTGGACGACAAACGCCTGGGCTCGGTGCCGGTCGACTTCCTGTCGGACCTGGATACCACCAGCGGCAATTCCGGCTCGCCGGTGATGGACGCGCATGGCAAGCTGGTCGGCCTGGCGTTTGACAGCAACTGGGAATCGGTGAGCAGCGGCTGGATCTTCGATCCGGCCATGACCCGTACGATCGCCGTGGACAGCCGCTACCTGCGCTGGATCATGACCGAGGTGGCGCCCGCGCCGCAGCTGCTGAAGGAGCTGGGTGTGCGCTGAGTCGGCCGGGCAGGGGGCGGTGAGCGGTTATGATGCGGTCCGGTTTCGCCTCGGGCGTGCCGGCCCCTCCCCCAAGGAACTCTCAGCGCATGCGCATCCTGCTTGCTCGTCACGGCGAGACGCCGTGGAACGCCGAAGGCCGTTACCAGGGCCAGATCGATATTCCGCTGTCGCCGGTTGGCGAAGGTCAGGCACGTGCGTTGGGCGAGCGGCTGCAGGCATTGCAGATCACCCGTGCGGTCGCCTCGCCGCTGTCGCGCGCGCAGGCCACGGCCAAGGCTGCGTTGGGCGCATCGCGCGAAAGCCTGCTGCAGACCGATCCGGACCTGCAGGAAATCGCCCACGGCGAGTGGGAAGGCTTGCTTGCAAGCGAAATCAACGACAAGGATCCGGCCCGTCTGCGTGCCTGGCGCGAAGAGCCCGATACCGTACTGATGCCTGGCGGCGAATCGCTGCGTCAGGTGCTGGATCGCAGCTGGCGCGGCCTGGCGCGTGCCGCCGACGGCTTGGGCGCCGACGATACCTTGCTGGTGGTGGCGCACGACGCGGTCAACCGCGTGATCCTGTGCAAGATCCTCGGCCTGCCGCTTTCCAAGCTGTGGAGCTTCCGCCAGGCCCCGACCACACTCAACCTGCTCGAAGGTGACGACGTCGATCATCTGGAAGTGGTGCGCCTCAACGACTGCGCCCATCACACCCCGTTCTTTGGCGAAGCCAAGCATCGCGCGCTGTAAGTTCGCGTTCGGCAAGGATGCTGGATGACATGGCGCGTCACGCTGTGACACCTTTCAGCTGGGCGAGAGCGTTTCGGCATACGACGCTCGCAGGGCTGACGGTTTTGTTGGCGCTAGCCGTGTTCTCCGATTTCATCCCCGCACCTTTTTTGTCAGGACGGCGCTGGATTGCGCCGATGTGGCTCCTGGGCGGCGTCTTGACCGCGTTTGTCGTGGTGCAGGCCTATCGCAATGGGGGATGGAAGGCAGTGGTCGGCAAGCAGCTGTTCAACACGATTCTGGCGATCTGCCTGGGGCCGCCACTGTTGGGGTTGCTGTGCTGGATGATGTTGGCCATGGGCGCGCCGTGGATCTACACGCGCATCGCTGGCGTAGATTTCGATCAGAGCCACGTCATGCGGACAACCTATGTACGCAGCGCACGGACGTGCAAATACCGGTTGAGCGGTGGGCCACTCGAAGGCCGTTTCCCCAGCCATCTCTGTATCGATGAGCGCCTGTATCGGCGTCATCCGGAACAGCCGGTCTCGGTGCGATTGAGCGGTCAGCGCTCTGTGCTGGGCATGCGCATTGCGGCGGTTGCTGAAGCTCATTGACGAGACGTCATCGCGTTGCTTGCAGAGTGGGTGCAGGCGTCAGGTTGATACGGCTGAAGCGCGAGTTCTTTGCCGGCGGGTGTGCGTAGTGAAGCCACAGTAGCGATAATGTGCATCCTTCCGCGCAGTCCTTCCCGTGACCACTCCCGCCACACTCACCGACTGGCTCGCCTACATCGAGCAGCAGCATCCCAGCAGCATCGCGATGGGGTTGGAACGCGTGCGCGAGGTCGCGGCGCGCCTGCAGATCGAAGCGCCGGCCAAGCATGTCATCGTCGTGGGCGGTACCAACGGCAAGGGCTCGACGGTGGCCTTCATCGAGGCGATCGGTCGTGCTGCCGGGTGGAAGGTGGGGGCGTATACGTCGCCGCATCTGCTGCACTACAACGAGCGTGTGCGCATCGATGGCGTTGATGCGAGCGATGCCGCGCTGGTCGAGGCGTTTGCGGCGGTCGAGGCGGTGCGCGGCGACACCACGCTGACCTATTTCGAGTTCGGCACGCTGGCGGCGTTGTGGCTGTTG comes from Xanthomonas vesicatoria ATCC 35937 and encodes:
- a CDS encoding phosphocholine-specific phospholipase C; this encodes MTSSSSRRDFLKRVAALTAAGALPSSIGRALALPANARTGTLRDIEHVVILMQENRSFDHYFGALRGVRGFGDRHALQLRDGNPVWSQPAADGRRLLPFAFDTQTTSAPLIKSLDHSWKAGHGQDPARWAEYDAWVPYKGELTMGYFQRHDIPYYHALADAFTICDGYFCSMHGPTNPNRMYLFTGTSGLSVGDTRAQVADNADDGNWTADMARDKPGYAAMGWTTYAQRLQAAGIDWRVYQEYDNFGCNSLAYFAHYRGLDTADERYRRARACVPGSTADNAATTQADHLIAAIAADVQGNRLPQVSWIIPPTAYCEHPEAPPAYGESLVARLIDALTSNPEVWAKTALIINYDENDGFFDHVPAPLPALDARMGRSNVDVRGEAYNGVPVGLGIRVPMLVISPWTRGGWVNSQVFDHTSVLRLLERRFGVAEPNISPWRRAISGDLTSVFDFRKPDDSALSALPSIDDYRARTAALRNKPLPVPPTNAVMPRQEPGQRPARALPYALQVNARVQGDGTLQLQFVNTGTAAAAFNVYTSAPTGGPWYYTVLPGTRLDDVPMGAMHDGAYALRVHGPNGFLREFAGQVPRASAPSVAPWVEARQDGDALVLEIGNAGQRACTVQLRALEHADPSARTLPLAAGQRETIRLALAASDHWYDLVVEEPGSAFRRRLAGHLETGRPSRSDPSFGRA
- a CDS encoding histidine phosphatase family protein; translation: MRILLARHGETPWNAEGRYQGQIDIPLSPVGEGQARALGERLQALQITRAVASPLSRAQATAKAALGASRESLLQTDPDLQEIAHGEWEGLLASEINDKDPARLRAWREEPDTVLMPGGESLRQVLDRSWRGLARAADGLGADDTLLVVAHDAVNRVILCKILGLPLSKLWSFRQAPTTLNLLEGDDVDHLEVVRLNDCAHHTPFFGEAKHRAL